CTGCGAAGCAGTTCCAGAAGCGCCGTGGTGTAATGCTGCACCGGACGAACCCGGTACTGGCTGAACAGCCTCGGGAAAATGCGGGTCATGGCGGTGCGGTTGGCCAGCACGTAACTGACCCCACTCGGGCAACGCAAGTTGTCTTCAAGGACCCGGTACTGGCCCTGTTCGTCGCGGATCAGGTCTGAGCCGACCACATGGGTGTACACCCCATAAGGCACCTGAATGCCGAACATCTCACGCCGAAAGTTCGGGCTGGAATGGATCAGGTCATAGGGGATTTTGCGGTCTTTGAGGATCTTTTGTGGGCCATACAGGTCCTGCAAGAACATGTTGATGGCCTTGACCCGTTGCTTGAGGCCCCGTTCCAAGGTGTCCCACTCTTGGGCCAAAATGATGCGTGGGAGCATGTCAAAGGGAATGGTGCGTTCGGTTCCCTGTGCATCTCCGTAGACGGTAAAAGTGATCCCCTGATTGCGGAAACTCAGGTCACTGAGTCCGGCACGGCGTTCAAATTCCTGAACTCCCAGTTTGGAAAGTTGATCCATCAGGACGTGGTAATGTCCTCGGACGTTTTCGGGAGTGGAATAGACTTCATTGAACGCCTGATGCGTGAAAGACACTGCTGTCATGGCACTCCCTTCAGCGCTGCTGGTAGGGGCGGCCAGCAAAGACGCATGAATATTCAATATATGCCACAGTCAAGGGCAAATTTCAAGGCAATTTGTCCAAATCATGCAGATTTTATGTATATTTTTAGGGTTCAATTTTATATTTTTGCATTCATCTTCAACAGATGCAAGATGTCCCATCACATTCATACAAGTCGTGACAGGAGCAAAATGATGGGGTGGTTGCTTCATGGCTCGGGCAAACGAGCGTTGTGGGGCAGAACACACATGCGTCAAAACCTTGACGGGGATTTTTCATTGACAATCCCCCCGAAAGCGTTTTACGCTCATTCAACAGTCCAAGGTCAAAGTCTTTCCCTTTTACGCACCCCTCCCCTGCAAGGTTCGCGTCAGACCGCCTTTCTTTCCCGGACTGAAGAAGTCAGAAGCGAGAGACCCCAATGCAAGAACACAGCATCTATCGGCTCACCGATGAACAATGGGACACCCTGTTGCTGGCCGTCCCCAAACTGAACGTGCGTGACCGCCACGTTTTCGAGGCGATCCTGCACGTCCTGAGCACCGCCATGCCCTGGCAGGACATGCCAGAGGATTTTGGCATCACCTCCAGAACCGCCTGGAACAGGTACCAGAAGTGGCAAGAGCAGACCATCTGGGACGACCTTCTGGGCACTTTTCTGGGCACCTTTCCCAACCATGTTCGCATGGGCTGGGAACGCACCCTGCGCGAAGCTGCTCTGCAACGCGCCCAGAAGTTTGGCACCCGCAAACGGCCTCTGGTGCATGAAATGGTCCCGGTTCCTGTGCTGGTCACCGACAACTGATCCAGCCTCTGGAACCGGAAGAAAGCAAAGGGAAGCAAACAAAATCACCCGGAAATGTCCGGGTGATCTTTTTGGTTTTCTGCTGGATGGTTTCTGCTGGGCTCAGTACTTCAG
Above is a window of Deinococcus misasensis DSM 22328 DNA encoding:
- a CDS encoding transposase gives rise to the protein MQEHSIYRLTDEQWDTLLLAVPKLNVRDRHVFEAILHVLSTAMPWQDMPEDFGITSRTAWNRYQKWQEQTIWDDLLGTFLGTFPNHVRMGWERTLREAALQRAQKFGTRKRPLVHEMVPVPVLVTDN